GGGCGCTTCATTTGAAAATGAAGCGTCCATTACTATGGAGGGCAACTGCATGCATAAAGTGTTTGTTTATTTAATAAAGTCGATCTTTACGTTGTTCATTGTCTGCAACAGTGCATGGGCTGAATTAACGCCAGAGCAAGAGGAGGCACGGGTTAAGGGTGTCTTTCTTTACAATATGGATGATGGCTATACATCGAAGCCTTTTCTTGAAATAGCAGCCGGGGCTGGCGATGGAGAGTCGCAATATTATTTGGCAGAACTTATACGGATCCGAAAAAAATATATCACTGCCGAGGCACAAGCGCTTTACGAAGCTGCCGCCGAACAAGGTGATATTTACGCCATGATGCGATTGTCCGATAAAGGTGATGACCTTTGCCACATCATGGAGAACTGCCCGGCGGATATAAAAACACCTCAAGAGTGGCTGGAAAGGGCCCGCTCGTTGGCTAAAGAAAGAGCTGCTCAGGGGAATGGTGAGGCCATGCAGCAACTTTTCATGATGACCGGTCAATTTGATTGGTTGATCAAAGCTGCGGAGTCCGGCTTCCCTGTTGCACAGGAATGGCTCGGCTCGTTATATAAAGAAGGTGTCGGCACTTTTCTGATCCCCGGCAACCGGGAAAAAGAAATCGAGAAATGGTACAAGTCCTCGGCAGAAGGCGGCTATCCACCCGGCATGAACAGTTACGCCGATCTGCTGAAAAAGCACGGAGACCGCCAAGGGTTTGCGTATTGGATTGAGAAATCGGCCAAAGCCGGTGACTTTGGCGCCATGTCCGACTATGCCGCATGGGCCGCGCATATGCCCGACGAAGTCGGCTACCCGCTTGATCTGGTAAAAGCCTACGGTCTAACACTGCTCATGGCAGAGGCGAACCCCGGCAGGGGGCCGTTATCGCCAGGCTACGGAGGGCGGGAACTGCCAAAGGTCGCCGCCAAAATGACCCCCGAGCAAATCGAAGCCGGCAAGGCCTACGCCAAAGAGTGGGCGAAAACCCATCCGCCGCTGTCGAAATTTCCACCTAAGTTCGGGTTTTAAGGCCGGCTGACGGATCGCTTCCGTGCGCGAAGGCTTGACGCGGTGTGCGTGGCTCGCCGCATCAAGCCTGTCGCCAACACATTGGCTCTTATCAAACTACTTTTTAATCTTTTAAAAACAATGGGTTGGTGCTGGGTTTGGCGTGTATATCCGGCATTTGTGAGGGCTGAAATTATGGTTTCGCTTTTACTGCGAGGAACCTTTTTCAACCGTCGGGGCGCCGAACCGCAAAAAGGTCCCGCCAAAAGAGCTTGCCCCACCACGCGGGCCCTCGCTTAGGCTCGGTCTTCCCTCACTCCGGCGTCGCTCCGGGGGTCGCCGTGAGCGGCCATCCCTGGCCGCGCACG
The nucleotide sequence above comes from Pseudomonas sp. AB6. Encoded proteins:
- a CDS encoding sel1 repeat family protein codes for the protein MHKVFVYLIKSIFTLFIVCNSAWAELTPEQEEARVKGVFLYNMDDGYTSKPFLEIAAGAGDGESQYYLAELIRIRKKYITAEAQALYEAAAEQGDIYAMMRLSDKGDDLCHIMENCPADIKTPQEWLERARSLAKERAAQGNGEAMQQLFMMTGQFDWLIKAAESGFPVAQEWLGSLYKEGVGTFLIPGNREKEIEKWYKSSAEGGYPPGMNSYADLLKKHGDRQGFAYWIEKSAKAGDFGAMSDYAAWAAHMPDEVGYPLDLVKAYGLTLLMAEANPGRGPLSPGYGGRELPKVAAKMTPEQIEAGKAYAKEWAKTHPPLSKFPPKFGF